The genomic interval AGGGAAAAGCGGTTCAGACCATGGAAGAGGAATTGAAGAAGCAGTCCTCGAAGCTTTCCGCTAAGAAGCGCAAAGAAAAGGAGGAACAGATCGCCAAGGCAGCCAGGGAGTTGAAACGCCTGGATAGCGATATGGGGGAGGAATTTCGCCGGAAAGTCTCCGATATCAATCAGAAATTAATCGGCGAGATCCGGGAGGTGGTCAATGAAATTCGCCAGGAGGAAAAATGCACGCTGATTTTAGAAAAAAACACCCTTATTTCCTATGATCAAACTCTCGACGTTACCGACAAAGTGATTCAGCGTTACGACGCTAAGAAAAAATAGCCTGTCATCCAATTCTGTTTTTTTGCGTTGATCCCTTTGAACGTACGAGGAAGACGGAACATCAAAATCCGTCTTCCTCGTGCTGATTTCTCAGAACCTATTCAAATTCAAACGATCAAATTTTACGGGTAGATGACCGTCCCGTTCAGCAGGACTTTGCCGGGAGCGCTGCTAACCG from Syntrophus gentianae carries:
- a CDS encoding OmpH family outer membrane protein, with translation MKRCGLILTMFLFFLLSLVCPSFAAQDGNVSSLKIGVVDLQKVMQTAKAAKEAQVAFDKELQTARDTLSAKGKAVQTMEEELKKQSSKLSAKKRKEKEEQIAKAARELKRLDSDMGEEFRRKVSDINQKLIGEIREVVNEIRQEEKCTLILEKNTLISYDQTLDVTDKVIQRYDAKKK